Proteins from one Apis cerana isolate GH-2021 linkage group LG11, AcerK_1.0, whole genome shotgun sequence genomic window:
- the LOC107994829 gene encoding tRNA (uracil-5-)-methyltransferase homolog A-like yields the protein MEFSNESIEIEKNPYAYLERADFTSEKYKIEVHGLPKYYGIGEFKKLLNEKLDLQSCKIKPPKRSSGWLYVSFRNEESRQKAIETLNGILWKNYKLSAQIAKPAPDPFIKKKLEEKNAKKRLKIEEDDQSISIEDKVKLTTIPLWNMPYPSQLELKQKEMNSILTTICKQMLKESKGDLLDWLNCQKNKYQGLPCELLPILSIDTIKEYRNKCEFTVGKSDKEDKIVIGFRLSTYASGSTAVGPIDNLCHIPSKMKIVVKVLEEFMKSTELTPFDPVDYSGYWRQVTVRTTLSDHLMVIVGIHPQDLTSQKLDELKLQLKTFFEIGKGVQARVTSLYLQIMKIKSIDGKDEENFHHISGTKYIEEKLLDMKFRISPQAFFQINTLGAQVLYKAAIDLAKPNMDTALLDICCGTGTIGLAFSKYCGEVFGLEMIEDAIKDAKENVIANKISNCEFFVGKAEDILSPVIRRATKPDIIAIVDPPRAGLHQRALLTMRKARKLSRLIYISCDPRAAMRNLIDLARPISKQYVGEPMVPVKAVAVDMFPYTKHCELVLCLERLSIATKARDST from the exons aTGGAATTCTCAAACGAAtctatagaaatagaaaagaatccTTACGCGTATCTTGAAAGAGCTGATTTTACgtcagaaaaatataaaatcgaagtACACGGATTACCAAAATATTATGGAATTGGCGAGTTTAAAAAACTCTTAAATGAAAAGCTAGATTTGCAATCGTGTAAAATAAAGCCACCAAAACGAAGCAGCGGATGGCTTTATGTATCTTTTAGAAACGAAGAAAGTCGTCAGAAAGCAATAGAAACgttaaatggaattttatggaaaaattacAAGCTTAGTGCTCAg atcgcGAAACCTGCACCAgatccatttataaaaaaaaaattagaagagaaaaatgcAAAGAAGCGTTTGAAAATAGAAGAGGATGATCAAAGTATATCCATAGaagataaagttaaattaactACTATTCCTCTTTGGAATATGCCTTATCCGAGTCaa TTGGAACTAAAACAAAAGgaaatgaattcaattttgacAACTATATGCAAACAAATGTTGAAAGAAAGTAAAGGTGATCTTTTGGATTGGTTGAattgtcaaaaaaataaatatcaaggtTTACCTTGTGAATTGCTTCCTATTTTAAGTATAGATACAATTAaggaatatagaaataaatgtgAATTTACAGTTG GTAAAAGTGACAAAGAAGACAAAATTGTAATAGGATTCAGATTATCTACTTATGCATCTGGCTCCACAGCAGTGGGACCTATCGACAATCTTTGTCATATTCctagtaaaatgaaaattgtagtTAAA GTACTTGAAGAATTCATGAAAAGCACTGAATTAACACCTTTTGATCCAGTTGATTATAGTGGCTACTGGAGACAAGTTACAGTTAGAACTACTCTTTCTGATCATCTTATGGTAATAGTGGGGATACATCCTCAAGATTTGACCTCTCAAAAATTGGatgaattgaaattacaaCTCAAAACTTTctttgaaattggaaaaggTGTACAAGCACGAGTAACGTCGTTATATcttcaaataatgaaaataaa AAGTATCGACggaaaagatgaagaaaattttcatcatatcAGTGGAACAAAAtacatagaagaaaaattattagatatgaaatttcgaatatctcCTCAAGcattctttcaaataaatacattgGGTGCTCAAGTATTATACAAAGCAGCGATTGATTTGGCAAAACCAAACATGGACACTGCGTTACTCGATATTTGTTGCGGCACTGGGACTATTGGTCTTGCATTTTCAAAG TATTGTGGTGAAGTATTTGGATTAGAAATGATAGAGGATGCCATCAAAGAcgcaaaagaaaatgttattgCGAACAAGATATCGAATTGCGAATTCTTCGTGGGCAAAGCAGAAGATATTTTATCTCCCGTTATTCGAAGGGCGACTAAACCGGACATTATCGCTATTGTGGATCCTCCACGAGCTGGACTTc ATCAAAGAGCGTTACTAACTATGCGCAAAGCGagaaaattatcaagattaatatatatatcttgcgATCCTCGGGCAGCtatgagaaatttaatagatttagcTAGGCCCATTTCGAAACAATACGTCGGAGAACCAATGGTTCCTGTGAAAGCTGTTGCCGTAGACATGTTTCCATATACCAAACATTGTGAATTAGTACTATGCTTAGAAAGGTTATCCATAGCCACGAAAGCACGCGATTCCacttaa